Proteins encoded by one window of Aulosira sp. FACHB-615:
- a CDS encoding GntR family transcriptional regulator: MNLHDLAANVLQQQRSTPDLIADALREAILRGIFQEGQSLRQDEIATQFGVSRIPVREALRQLEAEGLVTLHLNRGAMVSVLTAAEAQEICEIRSALEVQAIQLAIPKFSAADLEKAALILETTDQTTDAGLLAQFNWEFHAALYTSAERPRLLAMIKNLHINCDRYVRMQMAQMDYQERSQKEHYQLLDACKQRDTKTAVRLLKRHIDAAGEQLVMYLLQKS, translated from the coding sequence ATGAACTTACATGATTTAGCTGCCAATGTGCTGCAACAACAACGCAGCACCCCCGATTTAATTGCCGATGCTTTGCGGGAAGCCATTTTGCGCGGCATTTTTCAAGAAGGACAATCTCTCCGACAAGATGAAATCGCCACACAATTTGGTGTGAGTCGCATTCCTGTGCGGGAAGCCTTGCGTCAATTAGAAGCGGAAGGTTTGGTAACTCTGCATCTGAATCGTGGTGCGATGGTATCGGTACTCACAGCAGCCGAAGCGCAAGAAATTTGTGAGATTCGCAGTGCGTTGGAAGTCCAAGCCATACAGTTAGCGATACCAAAATTCAGTGCAGCAGATTTAGAAAAAGCTGCGTTAATTCTGGAAACCACTGATCAAACCACCGATGCAGGTTTGTTAGCGCAATTTAACTGGGAATTCCACGCCGCACTTTACACCAGCGCAGAACGTCCGCGACTATTGGCAATGATCAAAAATCTGCATATAAATTGCGATCGCTATGTGCGTATGCAGATGGCACAAATGGACTATCAAGAACGTTCTCAAAAAGAACACTATCAACTTTTAGATGCTTGCAAACAACGAGATACAAAAACTGCCGTGCGGTTACTAAAACGCCATATCGATGCCGCAGGTGAACAGTTAGTTATGTATTTGTTGCAAAAATCTTGA